The Drosophila innubila isolate TH190305 chromosome 3R unlocalized genomic scaffold, UK_Dinn_1.0 2_E_3R, whole genome shotgun sequence genome has a segment encoding these proteins:
- the LOC117791984 gene encoding SLIT and NTRK-like protein 1: MANKPQLQPQILLVALLAISAALSMGNAESSSSCGPYFPAVCSCGKEMYEGTSQYIVNCTNAGLNNTSVLEHMPEQVEILIFTGNFITELPWNVFGSINDYKQLKIVDMSSNHIREIRGKSYHHVPRVERLILNHNNLSISRNEDDVNHHHPRVFSNFGNLQSLHLTDAFEDHSSPQLSEDLHDIFVNSQLVKLQKLHLEQNEITHFKDRNVFCDLPALRDLHLGDNLLKDINFEVRCLNNLRFLDLERNKFEFVKPSDMRVLNQLQERGNRTVDLIVDFNLNPFVCDCKISSFRTWLQATRVTVRNQESLMCFHQIQHVDPAPSHILQLDMGECAAEMAAAASFLNIAEDEQLYGQLQPHISGHTATLIFLLIVLSMILLGLLVALVYVSRDKLKYMMTPVFDNVAKKVQYTSIKDEDCPEVHV; this comes from the coding sequence ATGGCCAACAAACCGCAGCTGCAACCGCAAATACTGCTCGTGGCTTTGCTAGCCATTAGCGCAGCGCTGTCGATGGGCAACGCAGAGAGTTCGTCCAGCTGTGGACCCTATTTCCCGGCGGTATGCTCCTGTGGCAAAGAGATGTACGAGGGAACGAGTCAATACATTGTGAATTGCACCAATGCGGGATTAAACAACACCAGCGTGCTAGAACACATGCCCGAGCAGGTGGAAATACTCATATTTACAGGCAACTTTATAACCGAGCTGCCATGGAACGTATTTGGCAGCATCAACGACTACAAGCAGCTGAAGATCGTCGACATGAGCAGCAATCACATTCGTGAAATTCGCGGCAAGAGTTATCATCATGTGCCGCGAGTGGAGCGACTTATATTGAACCACAACAACTTGAGCATTTCTCGCAACGAGGACGATGTTAACCATCATCATCCACGAGTCTTCTCCAATTTTGGCAACCTGCAGAGCCTCCATCTGACCGACGCCTTTGAGGATCACAGCTCGCCGCAGCTCAGCGAGGATCTGCACGACATCTTCGTGAACAGTCAGCTGGTGAAACTGCAGAAACTCCATCTGGAACAAAACGAGATTACCCATTTTAAGGATCGTAATGTGTTTTGTGATCTGCCTGCACTTCGGGATTTACATTTAGGCGATAATCTGCTTAAGGACATTAACTTTGAGGTGCGGTGTCTGAATAATCTTCGCTTTCTCGATCTGGAGCGGAATAAGTTCGAATTTGTCAAGCCCAGCGACATGCGGGTTCTCAACCAACTACAGGAGCGTGGGAATCGTACCGTCGATCTGATCGTGGACTTTAATCTGAATCCTTTTGTCTGCGACTGCAAGATATCATCATTCCGCACGTGGCTGCAGGCAACGCGGGTAACTGTCCGCAACCAGGAGAGTCTGATGTGCTTCCATCAGATACAACACGTTGATCCGGCGCCATCGCACATCCTGCAACTGGATATGGGTGAATGCGCCGCGGAGATGGCAGCAGCTGCCTCGTTCCTTAATATTGCTGAAGACGAGCAGTTATACGGGCAGTTGCAACCTCACATTAGTGGACACACGGCCACCCTAATCTTTCTACTAATAGTACTTAGCATGATACTGCTCGGACTTCTGGTCGCCCTCGTTTATGTCAGTCGTGACAAATTGAAGTATATGATGACTCCGGTGTTTGACAATGTGGCCAAGAAAGTACAGTACACATCAATAAAGGACGAAGATTGTCCGGAGGTGCATGTTTAA